The DNA segment ATGGCATTTACCGCTTCTGCACTCTCTTTTATGTTTGAGAATCTTAGCAAGCCGATTATCGTTACTGGCTCTCAAATTCCCTTAGAAGCCTTACGGTCTGATGGGCAAACAAACCTATTAAATGCGCTTTATCTCGCCGCACATCATCCTATTAATGAAGTAGCGCTATTTTTCAATAACACACTGTATCGCGGAAACCGCACCGTAAAAGCACATGCTGATGGCTTTAATGCCTTTGCATCACCGAATAGCGCGCCACTGTTAGAAGCGGGAATTAATATTAAACAATTTAAAATTAATTCCTTTCCAAAAAGAAATGGTGAATTTACTGCACATAATATTACGCCTCAGCCTATCGGTGTTGTTACAATTTATCCGGGTCTTTCCGATGAAATCGTTAAAAATATTCTGATGCAACCTGTGAAAGCCTTAATATTGCGCTCTTATGGTGTCGGTAATGCACCCTCACACCCTGCACTACTTTCGACCCTACGTGAAGCAACAGAGCGTGGTATTGTTGTTATCAACCTGACACAATGTATTTCTGGCCGAGTCAATATGGAAGGTTATGCAACAGGTCAAGCATTAGCGGAAGTAGGTGTGATCAGTGGCTTTGATATGACATTTGAAGCAACATTAACTAAACTGCATTATCTCCTTAGCCAACAATATAATTACACTGAAATTTGCCGACTAATGCAACAAAACCTACGTGGTGAAATGACATTAAACGATAACGACTAAGTTTAATCTAAAGGTAAAAGTGGTGAAAAATTCTGCACTGTTATTGGTTGATATACAAAACGATTTTTGTACAGGTGGTGCATTAGCTGTTAATGAAAGCGACATAGTTATACAAACAGCCAACCAACTTATTTATAGTTTCAATCAATCTAAAAATCCGATTATTGCCAGCTTAGACTGGCATCCAGCCGATCATCTTAGCTTTGCTGAAAATTCAGGCACTGTTGTGGGAGAGATCGGCACACTAAATGGCTTACCACAAGTTTGGTGGCCAGTACATTGTGTACAAAATTCTTATGGCGCTGCATTTCATCCAGAATTAAATCAAGCACTCATTAATCATATTATTTACAAAGGGCAAAACCACCTTATTGATAGTTATAGTGCTTTTTTTGATAACGACCACGAATACCAAACAGGCTTGCATACACTTTTACAAACATTAAATATAAAACATCTTTATATTTTAGGAATTGCTACAGATTACTGTGTCAAATTTACAGTGCTAGATGCATTGTTATTAGGATATCAGGTTTCAGTTGTTACAGACGGTTGTCGCGGTGTCAATATTCAAGATGACGATAGCGAAAAAGCATTAGAAGAAATGAGAGCAAAAGGCGCAGCGTTAATTGATTCAGCACATTGGCTTAATCGTAACAATCAATAGGTTCGTTATTTTCTTTATCTTTATAAAATGGAAAAGGGACTATTTTTAACCTGCTCGGTTAATAAATAGCCCCTTT comes from the Proteus appendicitidis genome and includes:
- the ansA gene encoding asparaginase → MQKKSIYVVYTGGTIGMQHSEHGYIPVSGHLQRQLAKMPEFHREEMPDFTIKEHLPLIDSSNITPEDWQSIADDISENYHNYDGFVILHGTDTMAFTASALSFMFENLSKPIIVTGSQIPLEALRSDGQTNLLNALYLAAHHPINEVALFFNNTLYRGNRTVKAHADGFNAFASPNSAPLLEAGINIKQFKINSFPKRNGEFTAHNITPQPIGVVTIYPGLSDEIVKNILMQPVKALILRSYGVGNAPSHPALLSTLREATERGIVVINLTQCISGRVNMEGYATGQALAEVGVISGFDMTFEATLTKLHYLLSQQYNYTEICRLMQQNLRGEMTLNDND
- the pncA gene encoding bifunctional nicotinamidase/pyrazinamidase; the encoded protein is MKNSALLLVDIQNDFCTGGALAVNESDIVIQTANQLIYSFNQSKNPIIASLDWHPADHLSFAENSGTVVGEIGTLNGLPQVWWPVHCVQNSYGAAFHPELNQALINHIIYKGQNHLIDSYSAFFDNDHEYQTGLHTLLQTLNIKHLYILGIATDYCVKFTVLDALLLGYQVSVVTDGCRGVNIQDDDSEKALEEMRAKGAALIDSAHWLNRNNQ